In Thamnophis elegans isolate rThaEle1 chromosome 13, rThaEle1.pri, whole genome shotgun sequence, one DNA window encodes the following:
- the HINFP gene encoding histone H4 transcription factor, giving the protein MPPGKTGEKETLVLQCEWELCSFVASKMEEFCEHVSQHLQQHLQGKEEEHEMDSLEEYACLWQECGFCSPESPAELVRHVYFHCYHTKLKQWGLHALRSQSDLTACQLDFQSRNIIPEIQENFLCLWEYCERAFDNPEWFYRHVEDHSFCAEYKAIGKEIHVVFCGWKECDCTFKGRCKLREHLRSHTQEKVVACPTCGGMFSNNTKFFDHIRRQTALEQQRFQCSHCSKRFATERLLRDHMRNHVNHYKCPLCDMTCPLPSSLRNHIRFRHSEERPYKCNYCDHSCKNLIDLRKHLDTHSKEPAYRCEFEACDFSARSLCSIKLHYKKVHEGDSEPRYKCHVCDKCFTRGNNLTVHLRKKHQFKWPSGHPRFRYKEHEDGYMRLQLVRYESVELTEQLLKDREKQGESLDDAAQCVVLAGSEGGLQGIILDSPTEEPTEADLPAPLPTESSVPLSANESPDGDPSAPPSPIIRVVNRTNEHGESETVYYVMANAPSETRAAVPSGLVPEPEENVMDRLQKTAEELGIQIL; this is encoded by the exons ATGCCTCCTGGGAAGACGGGGGAGAAAGAGACTTTGGTCCTGCAGTGTGAATGGGAACTCTGCAGCTTTGTTGCCTCGAAGATGGAAGAGTTTTGCGAACACGTTTCGCAGCACCTGCAGCAGCATCTCCAGGGCAAGGAGGAGGAGCATGAGATGGATTCTCTTG AAGAATATGCTTGCCTCTGGCAGGAGTGCGGCTTCTGTTCTCCCGAGAGCCCTGCAGAGCTCGTCCGCCATGTTTACTTCCACTGTTACCACACCAAGCTGAAGCAGTGGGGACTCCATGCCTTACGGAGCCAGTCTGACCTGACCGCCTGCCAGCTGGATTTCCAGAGCCGGAACATTATCCCCGAGATCCAAGAGAACTTCCTCTGCCTTTGGGAATACTGTGAG cgAGCTTTCGATAACCCTGAGTGGTTCTACAGGCACGTGGAAGACCACAGTTTCTGCGCGGAGTACAAGGCGATTGGAAAGGAGATCCACGTGGTCTTCTGTGGCTGGAAAG AGTGCGACTGCACCTTCAAAGGCCGATGTAAGTTGCGGGAACATCTGCGCAGCCACACCCAGGAGAAGGTGGTAGCATGTCCCACCTGTGGTGGCATGTTCTCCAACAACACCAAGTTCTTTGATCACATCCGCCGTCAGACGGCTCTCGAGC AACAGCGATTCCAATGCTCTCACTGCTCAAAAAGGTTTGCTACGGAGAGACTGTTGAGGGATCATATGAGGAATCACG TCAACCACTACAAGTGCCCACTCTGCGACATGACCTGCCCTCTGCCCTCCTCACTGCGCAACCACATCCGCTTCAGGCACAGCGAGGAGCGCCCGTACAAGTGCAACTATTGCGACCACAG CTGTAAGAACCTGATCGATCTACGGAAGCACTTGGACACCCATAGCAAAGAGCCAGCCTACCGCTGTGAGTTCGAAGCCTGCGACTTCAGCGCCCGATCCCTCTGCTCCATCAAACTGCACTACAAAAAGGTCCATGAG GGCGATTCAGAGCCCAGGTATAAGTGCCACGTCTGTGACAAATGTTTCACCCGCGGGAACAACCTGACCGTCCACCTCAGGAAGAAGCACCAGTTCAAGTGGCCGTCAGGTCACCCTCGTTTCAG GTACAAAGAACACGAGGATGGGTACATGCGCCTTCAGCTGGTGAGGTACGAAAGCGTGGAACTGACAGAGCAGCTTCTGAAGGACCGGGAGAAGCAGGGAGAGTCGCTGGATGACGCAGCCCAGTGCGTGGTGCTGGCCGGGTCGGAAGGCGGCTTACAGGGCATCATCCTGGACTCGCCCACAGAGGAGCCGACAGAGGCCGATTTGCCAGCTCCTCTGCCAACCGAGAGCTCCGTCCCGTTGAGTGCCAACGAGTCTCCGGACGGCGATCCGAGCGCCCCTCCCAGCCCGATCATCCGGGTGGTGAATAGGACCAACGAGCACGGAGAGAGCGAGACAGTTTACTACGTGATGGCCAACGCCCCCTCGGAGACCCGGGCAGCTGTGCCTAGCGGGCTCGTTCCAGAGCCAGAGGAGAACGTGATGGACAGGCTGCAGAAGACAGCCGAGGAACTGGGCATTCAGATTCTCTGa